The Thermosulfurimonas sp. F29 genome includes a window with the following:
- the nrfD gene encoding NrfD/PsrC family molybdoenzyme membrane anchor subunit produces the protein MADIVGYVFPNEHHIHWSLMIVTYPYITGIIAGAFIVSSLYHVFHVKALRPVSRFALIFALAFGICCTWPLLNHLGRPERCFNIMLTPHPTSAMAGFGYVYSSYMVVLLLEIVFIYRAVFARLLPQTTGLKAAVYRFLTFGNTDLSPATLQFDHKVTGWLALIGIPMACVLHGYVGFIFGGVKAVHWWLTPLMPVIFLLSACVSGIAGIILGYLLVQWVKKRPVDEECLSALVKYLWGFLILDVVLEMLDLGVHAYLRVESWHVLEKLISGPLFTSFIVMQIFIFSFIPLVILGVLSLANIRGKALQYLAALCSVMLLIQVYCMRWNVVIGGQMVSKSGRGFTFYHPGFFEKEGILPTILILMAPVVILYLLSKIFPLWVTEEAQNHT, from the coding sequence ATGGCCGACATCGTAGGGTATGTATTTCCCAACGAGCATCACATCCACTGGAGTCTTATGATCGTTACCTATCCTTACATCACCGGAATTATCGCCGGGGCCTTCATCGTGTCCTCCCTTTACCATGTGTTCCATGTGAAGGCTCTGCGTCCGGTCTCGCGTTTCGCGTTGATCTTCGCCCTGGCCTTCGGAATCTGCTGCACCTGGCCGCTTCTGAATCACCTGGGGCGTCCGGAGCGCTGCTTTAACATCATGCTCACCCCGCACCCCACCTCGGCCATGGCCGGTTTCGGGTATGTGTATAGCTCCTACATGGTGGTTCTTCTCCTGGAGATCGTCTTCATCTATCGGGCGGTCTTTGCCCGCCTGCTTCCTCAGACCACCGGCCTTAAGGCCGCCGTTTATCGGTTTCTCACCTTCGGGAACACTGATCTTTCTCCGGCCACGCTTCAGTTCGACCACAAGGTGACCGGCTGGCTGGCCCTCATCGGAATCCCCATGGCCTGCGTGCTTCACGGATATGTGGGGTTCATCTTCGGAGGGGTCAAGGCGGTGCACTGGTGGCTTACGCCCCTCATGCCGGTGATCTTTCTGCTTTCGGCCTGCGTCTCGGGTATCGCCGGCATCATCCTGGGATATCTCCTGGTGCAGTGGGTGAAGAAGCGCCCCGTGGACGAGGAGTGTCTTTCCGCTCTGGTGAAGTACCTGTGGGGATTTCTCATTCTGGATGTGGTCCTGGAGATGCTGGATCTCGGAGTGCACGCCTACCTGCGCGTGGAGAGCTGGCATGTGCTGGAGAAGCTCATTTCGGGACCGCTTTTTACGAGCTTTATCGTGATGCAGATCTTTATTTTTTCCTTTATTCCGCTCGTGATCCTCGGAGTGCTCTCTCTGGCCAATATTCGAGGGAAAGCCTTGCAGTATCTGGCGGCCTTGTGTTCGGTGATGCTGCTTATCCAGGTCTACTGCATGCGGTGGAATGTGGTGATCGGGGGGCAGATGGTCTCGAAAAGCGGTCGGGGTTTCACCTTCTATCACCCCGGATTTTTTGAGAAGGAGGGCATTCTTCCCACCATCCTTATCCTAATGGCCCCGGTGGTCATCCTTTACCTGCTTTCCAAGATCTTTCCCCTGTGGGTTACCGAGGAGGCCCAAAACCATACCTAA